A window of Helicobacter sp. MIT 21-1697 genomic DNA:
TATAAAGAGTTGCAATTATTCTAAACATCCAACCTTTCCATATTGAAAATCCAAAATATTCGCTCACAACCCCTGTGCCACCAAAGACATCAAAAAAGCTAAGATTCTTATGCGTCCTATAATCAAAGCTTTGCAAAAGGGCGGAATCTATTTTGTCCAGAAGCTTTGTTTTTGCCCCTGTGTAGCGGCGGTTTGCAAGAGAGAACATAAAAAACCTTGAACTAAATTTTAGTGCATTATACAATATTTGGGCTATATATTTTAATTTTCGTGCTACCTAGCTAATGACCCGCGCAATTTATTTTTGTTCCCTACTAGGATATTTTCTGCTGTTTATTTCCTGTATTATCCCTCCTTAAAATTTGCAGTTTAATACACGATTTCGTATTTATCTTGCTTTTGGTAAGCTTCCCAATATTTCTCTGCAATCAATTCGGGGGCGTGTTGTGTGTTTGGCTGAATGTGTCCTGATATGGTGATAAGCCCCACAAAAATGCCTTTTTCTTTTAATTCATCGTGCAATGTCTTGCCAAGTGCCTTGAGCGCGGCTTTGCCTATTGAGATTCCCGCGTGTTCTTTGCTAGGATTATCCCCAAAATACCGCCCGATAATAGAATCGCACCGCTTCTTTGCTCCGCTTGTTTTTGCATTACAAGCTTAACGCAACACAAGGCACTTGCGACATCGGTTTGATAATGCTTAATGAAGTCATCATTGCTAAATGCTGTTGCAAACCCGTCCTCACGCACTCTTGCATTATACACAAGGACATCTAGCACACCAAAGGCAGCTTGGATTTCCTTAAAAGCAAATTCCAAAGTTTGCGGTTTTTCACAATCTGCAGAATAGATAAAAGTCTCAATGCCCTCTTTTTCAATCTCTTTTTTATATGCGTTTAGATTCCCAACATTTCTTGCAATGAGAATGACCCTAAAATCATTCTTGCCAAAACGTTTTGCAATAGCATTCCCTAAGCCTTTCCCTGCGCCTACAACAACGATATTCTTTTTCATTTTTTCCCTTTTGCAATTTTAGCTCTCGCAAAATTCTATTCTTAAGCCTCTTTGACAAAACTTAAAAGCTCAATCGCTCCGAACATCAATCTAGCAAATTCACGCATTTTCTACGCGATATGGGATTCTTTTTGGTATCTAATCTTTATCCCAAAATACCTAAAAAGCTACCAAGTTATCTTTGCTTCTCACTAGGATATTTTTCTATTGTGAGGATAAAATCCTGCTTTTGCGCCTTGAGCTGTGCGACAAAAGATTTTCTTGCGCCCTTTATGCTTCCTAGCTTGATGACACCCGGATAAGGGGGCTGCTTGGCATAGAATAGCCCGACATTGCCCCAAGGAACGAAATAGAAAAAATCTCCGCTTTGTGGCTCATACTCTACGCCCTCTTGTGCGCTTAAGCGTGTGTCAAGTTTGGCAATCTTTTCTTTACCCACATAATCACTAAAATTTAAGCTTAGGGGCAAAAGTGCATAAAATTCCTTTGCTACTGCGTTATTCTCCAAACCTAAAACAAAGCTTTGTCCTCCAAAGTGCATTTGTATTTGCATTTGCTCCTCCTTTGCTCTTGAATCTATGCCACCAAAGCTTTGGCTCTGTGCGAAACATTCACCCAATGTGCATTGCATAAGCAATACGCACAGACAAAGAATCTTTGAAAACTTCATTTGCATTCCTTATGATTAAATCTTGAATAGATTCTGTAATTATAAAGCCTGATACCTAGTGTTTGTCAAGGGTTTAGAAGAATGAATGTGTCAAGCAAGAATATCTTTCAAGCTGCAAATTGCTCTTTATACCACTCGCACCTTAATGTTGTGCGTGGTTTATTTCAATTACATACAAGATTCTATTGTTTATTTCCTTTACGCGCTATGCAATAGATTTCATTTGGCAAATTAAAATTGCTTATCAAAAGATCTTTATCATTTTTATGAGATTATTGAGGCAAAACTTACCTTTTCACTTCTCCTCTTTTAATGAATTTTTCTCTTATGGAGCTATTTTTTAGAATCTCTGCGTGTTCGTTTTTAATATCAAGAGGCCAATCCATTCCTTGTTCTTGCACATTCCAATCAGGGTGTTTGCCACTCTCAACACTTAAATAATCCTCCACACAACATTGCTCAATCAATTTATAAGAAATATAAGCATTTTGGATTCTTTTTAGCCCGAAAAGCCCTTTGATGTCTTTTTCAAAATTCTCTTGGTAAATCATATAAAATTCTATTTTTGCGCCGCTTAGAATCGTATGATACAAAAAATACCATATTCCAAAACTCCTAATGCTTGGTCGTCCCTTTGTTCCGCCATCGCGATAAATAGACAAAGTATTTTTAATGCCGCCATCGGCTTGACTTCCACCAATCTTTTTAATCTCACCATTGACAACTATAAGATAAACCCTTGCGACATTTTGCGTTAAAATGCTTTGAGACAATGGGTTGCCCTTTTCATCTTTTAAAACCTTAAGATAATTAAAATTAAGTCTCGTGCTTCCCTCCACAAATTCTACATCAGCAATTTTAAAGCAGTTTTTACTTCATCTATTTTCATTTTTACTCCTTTATTATCAACAATTCGTGGCTTTGTTTGACATTGTTTGGTTCATTTCGTTCCACTCTATTTTTACCCACTCTTATTTCGCCTTGCCCCATAGTGTATTGCCATTTTGGCTCTAAGATTCTATAATCTTTATAAGTCTCCCGCACAAATTCACAATCATTATAACTCAAAATAAATTTGCCCTTATGATTTTTGAGGCATTGCGCCAAAAGCGTGTGATTGAAGCCATTGTGATGAATAGGAAAATTTCGCATAGGATAGATTCCTTTAAACATTTGAGAATCTCCCTCTAAAAAGTAAGGCGGGTCGCAGTAAAAAAAGTCATTTGGATAGCTTTCAAACACTTTTTCAAAACTCGCACATTCCACACTTAGATTTTGCAATCTCTTATCTTGCCCCAAACTTTTAAGCTTTTGCAACGCATTCACATAGCGACTTTTATCTGCATAAATCTTGCTCATCCAGCCCAAAAAACCGGGACCATAAGAAAGATTAAAATTAAAATAATAATCTCTTGCAAGGGTTAGAGAATCTAGCTTTTTTAAAGGAGTGTTTTGTGCATTTTTGTGTCGCTCATTCCAAAAGGCTTTCAACTCATCTTTTATCGTTGTATAAGTTTCCTTTGTAGGCTCAAGCTTCAAAAGTTCATCATAAAGCTTCAAAGAATCTGCAATCAAAACTTGCCAAAAATTCACTAAAATATCAAAAATATCAAAGGCTTTCACCTCTAAATTTAGCTCTAACGCACTTGCGATTTCTACACTCCCTCCACCAATAAAAGGCGATATTAAACGCTTTACATCATTAGGAAAATACTCTAAGATTAACCCAACTGCTAGGCTTTTGCCTCCACCATAGCGCAAGGGGCTTTTAGTATAGCGTTTATAAGCAAGGGATTTGCCTTTGAGATTGCACAAAAAATGCTGCTTAGAAGTCAAATTTTGCTTTTTCACAGAATCTACTGCTTTATCTTGTTGCAAAGAGTCAAAATGAAATAAAGATTGTTGTTGTGTCAATGGATTGCCTTAAGTTTTGTGGAATTATAACAATTTTGAGTTAAAACATTGCATATCCATAGATTCAAACCCGCTCCTTACCTTAACTATCAATCTATGGATATTATAGCTTAAGTTAGCCTAGATTTCTCATTAAACCTTATTAAGTCTTTTGGCAACTTAGAATCTTATTTCAAATTCTCCTTAAAAAACATTGCGATTGTATCAAAGGGAATCTTTTGCGCGTTGTCATACAAATCAGTGTGATTGGCGTCTTTAATAAGCAATAATTCTTTGTTTTTGCCCTTTAGCTTTTTGTAAGCGTCCTCACTGAAATATCTGCTATGTGCCGCCTCGCCGTGAATAAGCAAAACAGGGCTTTGTATCTCATTGCTGTATGCAAGAATAGGTGCATTAATAAAGCCTAAAGATGAAGTGAGATTCCAATTTCCATTAGAGTTAATGGAGCGCGCGTGGAATCCGCGAGGGGTCTTATAATAATCAAAATAATCCTTAATAAATTGTGGCTCATCGCCTGTAAGCTTTTGAGGTAAGCCCTCTGCTTTGGCATAAGTGCCACTTTTGAAATCCTTTGTGCGCTGTGCGTTGAGAGAAACTTTTAGCTTATAACGCGCCTTTGCGTCCATAGAATCATTATAGCCATTGGCATTCACGCGGCTCATATCATACATTGTAGAAGTTACTACTGCCTTAATGCGCGTATCCATCGCAGCGACATTAAGCGCAAAACCACCAAATCCACAAATGCCCAAAACGCCAATTCTTTGAGAATCCACATTCGCATAATTGCTTAGAAAATCCACCGCTGCACTAAAATCCTCTGTGTTTATATCAGGCGAGGCGACATTGCGAGGTTTGCCCCCGCTCTCCCCTGTGTAAGAAGCGTCAAATGCAAGAGTGATAAAGCCTTTTTGTGCTAAAGTTTGTGCATAAAATCCACTTGCCTGCTCCTTGACTGCGCCAAAAGGACCACTGATTGCAATAGCTGGGAGCTTATCGCTTTTTTTAATATTTTTAGGTAGATACAAATCCCCTGCGAGTGTGATTCCATAGCGGTTGGTGAATTTCACCTTTTGCACCTTGACTTCATTGCTTTTGGCAAAAACCTTATCCCATTTTTCTTGTGCCATAGCTGCACCTCCTATCAAAAATATCAGCATCAATACGATGCCCCCAAATGTCTGCGAGAGTGTCTTATTTTTCATTACTGCTCCTTATGATTTTAAAATATATTTGAAATTATAAAACCTGATACCTAGTATTTGTCAAGGGGTGAGAGAGAAAATTAAATCTATGCTATAATACACAATCGTAGAAAAGGAGGAAGCGCGATGATAAGGGATAGTAGCTATTATAGAGATTCTAAATTGCATTATGGGAGCTTTGGCTTTTGCACTCATAAAATGCACAAAACAAACACAAAGGATATAAATGAAAAAGTTTAAACTTACCCAGAATCTTGCGTGGGGGCTAGTGCTTTTAGGTGGCATTATAGAATGCTTTTGGGCAAGTGGGCTAAAATATGCCGATAGTCTCTTTCTCTATGCACTCACAGGCATTGGGATTTTTGCCTCTCTTATTTGTGGGATTTTGGCAATAAAAGTGCTAGAAGTTGGAATCGCTTATAGCGTGTTTGCGGGCATTGGCACAGCAGGGATTACTCTAGCTGAAATCCTTGTCTTTGGTGAGGAATTTTCAGCCCTTAAAGTCCTTTTTATTACCACCTTGCTTATTGGTGTGGTGGGACTAAAGCTTTCAGCAGATAAAACAGAAGAAGCGCAAGAAGAAAAACTCGCACAAGAGATTTCGCACGATTTGGGGCTTGATGAGATTGTGCAAGATTCTTGTGTAGATTCTAATGCGGAATCTAGTAGCACAAGGGGGAGAAAATGAGCTGGGTGTATTTAATCTTGGCTGGGTGCTTAGAAATCGTGGGTGTGATTTTGATGAAAAAATACAGCCTTACAGGGCGTGAAATCTTTGCATTTGGTATGTTAGTGCAGTTTTTATTAAGTTTTGCTTTCCTTTCTTTGGCTATGCAGGGCATTGCTATGGCAACTGCGTATGCGATATGGACAGGCATTGGCGCAGCGGGTGGTGTGCTTGTAGGTATATGGTTTTTCAAAGAGAGCAAGAGCGTCAAAAAGCTCTTTTTCATCGCACTTATTATTATCTCTGTTGTGGGGTTAAAGGCATTGTCGTAGATGAAAGCCCCTGCCCTTTGTATAAATGCTTTTTTAAGGATTCTTTAGTGAAGTAATCAAAGACGGAAATTTTTAGTATGAATGAAACTTATTCTTCTAAAATAAGAAAATCCCCTTGCGATTTTTTATTTGTTTGAATGCTACTTTTCTTGCCACTATAAGGTTTATAAGATGTTTGAGAAGCTATTTTTAAAAACTCCAGTGCATAATCTTCTTTGGCAAGCCTTGCAGTGCTTGATGAAATTTTAGGGATATACCCTTGCAGTGCTTTGACACGCTCAATTACATCTTCAAAATATTCCTGTGCCATTTTATCACGCTCTTTGTTTTTTTCCCAGCTAAAACCTTTATTATAAGACTTAATCACTTCATACCAATTTCCCTTACGCACTTTGTGCCAATAGCTTAGCTCCTCAAGTGCGCTCTGAAGCGCAAAACCATCATCGCGCATAAGAAGTTCCCCCACCATATTACGCATAAAATTAGAATCTTTTTGCTTATGTTTTTTAATAATGCCCGGAATATGCGCGTGAAAAATACCAGCTGAAGGGTCAGCGAAATTCACCCGATATTCTCCAGCACAAGATTCTTTCCACGCAATAGCTGCCATTGTGTAACCAAAACCGCTCTTTGCACCATATTTAAAAGCTTTTAAAATAACTTGCTTTTGGTTTTTATTAAATTCCTTTGGTTGCACGCATTTGCCCTCTATTTTATGAAGTGGTAGGGCAAAGGCAATACTTAAAGCTCCGCTTATTGCCATTATACATAATCCAACGATGACTTTCACCCTCTCACCTCCAATAATACTTTAGGTATTCTCAATAATATAAATAAGTTTTCAACAAGTCTGCATTATAATGACACAATCATATCTAAATTTTAAAGGAATATCCTTGAAATCATCATATTTGCCCTTACTTATTGAAATTCTTACTGAAGAACTTCCCGCTCTTCCTTTCCTCAAAGAGCTGCCTTATATGGTAGAAAAATGGCAAAAAATCGCACAAAAACATCATATTACTTCTGCACCCACTCTTTATTTTACGCCGCGCCGCATTGTGCTTTATGAGCAAAACTTCGCTACTCACACACAAGATATGCTTATAGAATCATATGGTCCTCCCATTGCCATCGCTTTTATTGATGGCGATACGACAAAAGGCTTAAGCAAGGCTGGAGAGAGCTTTTTTAAAAAACTTGGATTAAGCCCAAACACACCTTATGAGACAAGACTAAAAGACAATAAAGAAGTCCTCTATTATGCCAAAATGCAACAAGGTGCGCAAACACAAGATATTATAGGAGAGATTCTCGCAGAATGGCTTAAAGCACTGCATTTTGGCAAAAGTATGTTTTGGGGTGATTTAAATGAGAGTTTTATCCGCCCTGTGCGCAATATCCTTGTTTTACTCGGAGAGGAAAATATCGCTTTTAACGCCTTTGGTTTGCAGAGCAAGGCACAAACTTATCTCCATAGAGATGTAAGCTTTGAGCCTTTTGCTATTACCTCTGTGGCTAATTATTTTACATCTTTACACAATGGTAAGGTCATACTTGAGCAAGACAAACGAAGAGCAATGATTTTAGAGCAAATTGCTACCATAGAATCCCAAGAGGGCATAAAGGTAGAAATTGACGAGGAGCTGCTCAATGAAGTAGTAGCCATTACAGAATATCCACGCGCAGCGTATGGAAGCTTTGATAAGGCATTTTTACAACTGCCCAATGAAGTTATTATCACCTCAATGAAAGAAAATCAACGATATTTTGCCACCTACAAAGATGGGCGACTTCACAATGGCTTTGTGCTTGTCTCTAACTCTACTGCTGCGAATCTTGCACCCATTGTGCAAGGCAATCAAAAGGTTTTAAAGGCTCGCCTCTCTGATGCTGTATTTTTCTATGAAAATGACCTTAAAAATGGATTTACTCCCGAAAAATTGGATCAGATTCTCTTTGTTGATGGGTTAGGTTCGCTTCTTGATAAAACTAAACGCGAAAGTATCATTGCTCTTACACTGCTCAAGTCCTATGCCCATAAAATTGATATGGAGATTGGACAATCCCAAGAAATATTAAGCACTGCGGTAAAATATGCAAAAGCTGATTTGCTCACAGAAATGGTATATGAATTTACCGATTTGCAGGGAATCATAGGTTATTATTATGCACAAAAATTTGGTATGCACCCACTTGTTGCTCAAGCTATCAAAGAACAATATCTCCCCACAGGCGAGGATTCTCCACTTCCTAGCCATATACTAAGTGCGCTCCTTGCCCTTAGTATTAAGCTTGATAATATCTTTGCCCTTTTTAGCATTGATAAGATTCCTAGCGGCTCAAAAGACCCTTTTGCTCTGCGCAGGGCTGCAAATGGTGTGATTAAAATCATATGGCATTATGGGCTAGATTTTGATTTACTCACAGATATGCCTCGTTTATATCAAGCAGGAGGGTATAAACCAAGCGATATGCAACGCATTGAATCTTTTTTCCTTGAGCGGCTTGAGGGTATGCTCAAAGTCAATCCCTCACTTATCCGATGTGTGCTCAATGCGCGTGTCAATAATGCAAAAGTGCGCAATCTCAATACGATTATACGCAATGTTGAGGCGCTTAGCGCATTTTTTGAAAAAAGCGATAAACAAGCTCTCATCACGCTTTTTAAACGCGTAGCAAATATTTTGAATGATGATATAACTCCCTCACATATTGATGAATCTCTCCTAAAACTTCCTCAAGAAATCGCCCTTTATGAAGCGCTTAAAGCCCTTAAAACAAAAGAATTTAAGGACATAAGTGAGCATATTGCCGCACTTTTTGCACTTAAAGAACCTTTGGAGGCATTTTTTGCCTCTGTGCTTGTAAATGATAATAATAACGCTATGAAGACAAATCGTCAAATGCTTATTTTGAGCATATATAATGAATTTCTCCGCATTGGGGACATTAAGGATATTACACTTTGAAATCAGCGTATCACATCTTTATACTTGAAGCAAAAAATATATTTACCTCTGTTTCGGCTATGCTTATTATTTTTGGAGGTTCGCTTTTTTATCTTTTCCTCTATCCTACGCCCTATTATGAAGATGTCGTAAGTGCGCAAAAAATCGCACTTATTGATTATGATGACACTTCCTCATCGCACGAACTCATCGCACTTATAAGAGCATCGCCACATTTAGAACTCGTGGAGATTCTCCATAGCCCAGAAAAAGCACAAAACCTTATAGAATCTAATCGTATCTATGGCTTGCTTATTATCCCCAAAGACTTTCAAAAACATCTCTATCAACATATACCGCCCACAATTCCTATTATGGCAAATGCTTCATACTTACTTATTTATGGGGCTATTGCAAATGCTGCTGCCGATGTCATCAATGAATTTAACGCACTTCATAAGACAAAACTCAATATCCAAGAACACGATATTTTACAGCCCACATTTATGCCACTTTTTAATCCCTCAATGGGCTATATTAACTATACACTCGCTCCTGTGCTTATTTTTATTTTGCACCAAACGCTTGTCGCTGGAGCTGGTATCATTGGTGGCACACAGAATCAACAATTTTCTCAAGGTGTGCGAAATTACTATTGCTGGGCAAATCCATTGATTCTAATCTTATGCAAAATTTTTGTGTTTTTTTGCATTTATACTCTGCTTTTTGCATTTTATTTTGGCTTTGCGTATGCGTTTTATGGTGTCAATGTCAATGCGAATATTCTTGATTTTTGGCTCTTTAGCACTGCTTTTATCCTTTCAACGGCTGCATTTGGCGTATTTTTTGGCGCTCTACTTCCCAAACGCTCCCTTTCAACGCAAATTATTATGCTCGCCTCTATGCCCATTGTATTTCTGCTTGGCTTTATGTGGCCCAAAGCACAAATCGCCCCTTGGGCAAATGATGTCATTGCTTTTTTACCCGCATACCACGGAATCAATGGACTTTTGCAGCTTAACCAAATGGGTGCTAGCTTTGGCAGTGTATGGGAGTATTTTATGAGTTTGCTATTCTTAGGGATAATGTATGCAGGCGCGAGTGTGCTCGTGATTTATAAAAAGACTTTGCGTTGGTAACACCTCTATGATAAATATGGCTTCATATAGAATCTACTTTTGAGCTTTGTGTATCTCAAGCATTTTATCAAAAAGCTTTATGAAAATATCTTTATCTTTTTTGAAGACGCTAGAACTCAAACAAAATTTTTCTACCACAGATTCTAAATCTTCATAATGCGGAGTAAATCCCTGCTCTATTGTATTGAGGGCGTCTTTTATATCTTTTTTTGAACGAATCTCAAAGCAATCTTTGAGTAGGGCAACAAAATTAAGATTTATGCCAAAACTTAAGATTGGCTTTTTTGCAAGAACTGCTTCAATCCCCACAGAACCAGCCAAAAATGCTATCGCCTTAGCGTGTTTAATTAATTCACTAGATGGAGTTTTGATACTCACTAACTCCACATTTGGAATCGCCTTAAGCTGCTGATAAAAAAGTGGTGTTCTAAAATAAGAAATGTGAGAAAAGAGAATATTATGTTGTTCATAAATAAAAAATTGCGCAGGGTGCTCTTTGACATAAAGTTTATATCCTTTGGGTAAAGAAGTTGCCAACATTTTGATGATAAACATTTGAGAATTGAGCAGCGCCCTTGGCATAATGATAGCTTCGGGCTCTAGATTCAAAGAATAATAAATAAAATTGTATTTGCTTCGTGCAAAATCAATCTCAACACTTAAGCGCTCATAGAATTTGAAAAGCTTTTTGACATACAATGAACCATAAAAAGATTCAATCCTAGAGCAACGCACGATTGGCTTTTTATCTTGTGATTGAGATTATATTGCGTGCTCGCTATAAAATGAGTTATGAGGCTTGGTAGCGGTTTTATTTTTGTCGTGAAAAAATATTTTAAAGGTTTTTTTAAGGCGGGTTTTTTGGGATTTTGAAACGATTTGATATAAGGCTTTAAATCAACGCCCCCCCCCCGCAACTATTTCTTTAATATTTACAAAATTTTCATTATGATAGAGATGTAAAATAGTTTCCTCATCTGTGCCCGAGCTTAATCCAAGATTAAAAA
This region includes:
- a CDS encoding ABC transporter permease: MKSAYHIFILEAKNIFTSVSAMLIIFGGSLFYLFLYPTPYYEDVVSAQKIALIDYDDTSSSHELIALIRASPHLELVEILHSPEKAQNLIESNRIYGLLIIPKDFQKHLYQHIPPTIPIMANASYLLIYGAIANAAADVINEFNALHKTKLNIQEHDILQPTFMPLFNPSMGYINYTLAPVLIFILHQTLVAGAGIIGGTQNQQFSQGVRNYYCWANPLILILCKIFVFFCIYTLLFAFYFGFAYAFYGVNVNANILDFWLFSTAFILSTAAFGVFFGALLPKRSLSTQIIMLASMPIVFLLGFMWPKAQIAPWANDVIAFLPAYHGINGLLQLNQMGASFGSVWEYFMSLLFLGIMYAGASVLVIYKKTLRW
- a CDS encoding type II restriction endonuclease, encoding MADVEFVEGSTRLNFNYLKVLKDEKGNPLSQSILTQNVARVYLIVVNGEIKKIGGSQADGGIKNTLSIYRDGGTKGRPSIRSFGIWYFLYHTILSGAKIEFYMIYQENFEKDIKGLFGLKRIQNAYISYKLIEQCCVEDYLSVESGKHPDWNVQEQGMDWPLDIKNEHAEILKNSSIREKFIKRGEVKR
- the glyS gene encoding glycine--tRNA ligase subunit beta → MKSSYLPLLIEILTEELPALPFLKELPYMVEKWQKIAQKHHITSAPTLYFTPRRIVLYEQNFATHTQDMLIESYGPPIAIAFIDGDTTKGLSKAGESFFKKLGLSPNTPYETRLKDNKEVLYYAKMQQGAQTQDIIGEILAEWLKALHFGKSMFWGDLNESFIRPVRNILVLLGEENIAFNAFGLQSKAQTYLHRDVSFEPFAITSVANYFTSLHNGKVILEQDKRRAMILEQIATIESQEGIKVEIDEELLNEVVAITEYPRAAYGSFDKAFLQLPNEVIITSMKENQRYFATYKDGRLHNGFVLVSNSTAANLAPIVQGNQKVLKARLSDAVFFYENDLKNGFTPEKLDQILFVDGLGSLLDKTKRESIIALTLLKSYAHKIDMEIGQSQEILSTAVKYAKADLLTEMVYEFTDLQGIIGYYYAQKFGMHPLVAQAIKEQYLPTGEDSPLPSHILSALLALSIKLDNIFALFSIDKIPSGSKDPFALRRAANGVIKIIWHYGLDFDLLTDMPRLYQAGGYKPSDMQRIESFFLERLEGMLKVNPSLIRCVLNARVNNAKVRNLNTIIRNVEALSAFFEKSDKQALITLFKRVANILNDDITPSHIDESLLKLPQEIALYEALKALKTKEFKDISEHIAALFALKEPLEAFFASVLVNDNNNAMKTNRQMLILSIYNEFLRIGDIKDITL
- a CDS encoding DMT family transporter, translating into MKKFKLTQNLAWGLVLLGGIIECFWASGLKYADSLFLYALTGIGIFASLICGILAIKVLEVGIAYSVFAGIGTAGITLAEILVFGEEFSALKVLFITTLLIGVVGLKLSADKTEEAQEEKLAQEISHDLGLDEIVQDSCVDSNAESSSTRGRK
- a CDS encoding DNA adenine methylase, whose product is MKKQNLTSKQHFLCNLKGKSLAYKRYTKSPLRYGGGKSLAVGLILEYFPNDVKRLISPFIGGGSVEIASALELNLEVKAFDIFDILVNFWQVLIADSLKLYDELLKLEPTKETYTTIKDELKAFWNERHKNAQNTPLKKLDSLTLARDYYFNFNLSYGPGFLGWMSKIYADKSRYVNALQKLKSLGQDKRLQNLSVECASFEKVFESYPNDFFYCDPPYFLEGDSQMFKGIYPMRNFPIHHNGFNHTLLAQCLKNHKGKFILSYNDCEFVRETYKDYRILEPKWQYTMGQGEIRVGKNRVERNEPNNVKQSHELLIIKE
- a CDS encoding cyclophilin-like fold protein, which translates into the protein MKFSKILCLCVLLMQCTLGECFAQSQSFGGIDSRAKEEQMQIQMHFGGQSFVLGLENNAVAKEFYALLPLSLNFSDYVGKEKIAKLDTRLSAQEGVEYEPQSGDFFYFVPWGNVGLFYAKQPPYPGVIKLGSIKGARKSFVAQLKAQKQDFILTIEKYPSEKQR
- a CDS encoding SDR family NAD(P)-dependent oxidoreductase, which translates into the protein MKKNIVVVGAGKGLGNAIAKRFGKNDFRVILIARNVGNLNAYKKEIEKEGIETFIYSADCEKPQTLEFAFKEIQAAFGVLDVLVYNARVREDGFATAFSNDDFIKHYQTDVASALCCVKLVMQKQAEQRSGAILLSGGILGIILAKNTRESQ
- a CDS encoding alpha/beta hydrolase, with product MKNKTLSQTFGGIVLMLIFLIGGAAMAQEKWDKVFAKSNEVKVQKVKFTNRYGITLAGDLYLPKNIKKSDKLPAIAISGPFGAVKEQASGFYAQTLAQKGFITLAFDASYTGESGGKPRNVASPDINTEDFSAAVDFLSNYANVDSQRIGVLGICGFGGFALNVAAMDTRIKAVVTSTMYDMSRVNANGYNDSMDAKARYKLKVSLNAQRTKDFKSGTYAKAEGLPQKLTGDEPQFIKDYFDYYKTPRGFHARSINSNGNWNLTSSLGFINAPILAYSNEIQSPVLLIHGEAAHSRYFSEDAYKKLKGKNKELLLIKDANHTDLYDNAQKIPFDTIAMFFKENLK
- a CDS encoding DMT family transporter — its product is MSWVYLILAGCLEIVGVILMKKYSLTGREIFAFGMLVQFLLSFAFLSLAMQGIAMATAYAIWTGIGAAGGVLVGIWFFKESKSVKKLFFIALIIISVVGLKALS